One window of Staphylococcus chromogenes genomic DNA carries:
- the dapB gene encoding 4-hydroxy-tetrahydrodipicolinate reductase, whose translation MKILLIGYGAMNQRVARLAEEKGHEIVGVIARQQNQDLPYPIFTKISEVDSADVAIDFSHPDLLLPVLEDNFQLPLVIATTGEKEQITDKLQQLSERMPVFFSANMSYGVHVLTKLLEVAVPLLKDYDIELTEAHHNKKVDAPSGTLVKLYDVIKSLREKSYPVYHRDEKQEKRDADEIGVHAIRGGTIVGEHDVLFAGIDETITLTHRAQSKDIFANGALEAATQLIHKENGYYTFDNL comes from the coding sequence TTGAAAATTTTACTCATAGGTTATGGTGCAATGAACCAACGTGTTGCACGATTAGCAGAAGAAAAAGGACACGAAATCGTCGGTGTGATTGCGCGCCAACAAAACCAAGACCTTCCCTACCCTATTTTCACTAAAATTAGTGAAGTAGACTCGGCGGATGTCGCTATTGATTTCTCGCATCCAGACTTATTGTTACCAGTGTTAGAAGATAATTTCCAATTACCTCTAGTGATTGCGACTACTGGTGAAAAAGAACAAATTACTGACAAATTACAACAACTAAGTGAACGGATGCCTGTCTTTTTTAGCGCAAATATGAGTTATGGCGTTCATGTTCTTACAAAACTTTTAGAAGTGGCTGTCCCCCTTCTTAAAGATTATGATATTGAGCTGACGGAAGCACATCATAATAAGAAAGTTGATGCCCCGAGTGGAACGCTTGTGAAATTATATGATGTCATTAAATCATTACGTGAAAAAAGCTATCCTGTCTATCACCGTGATGAAAAGCAAGAAAAACGTGATGCTGATGAAATAGGTGTTCATGCCATTCGTGGAGGCACAATCGTTGGCGAACACGATGTATTATTTGCTGGAATTGACGAAACCATTACATTAACGCATCGGGCGCAATCGAAAGATATATTTGCAAATGGAGCGCTAGAAGCGGCAACACAATTAATTCATAAAGAAAATGGGTATTATACATTTGATAACTTATAA
- the dapA gene encoding 4-hydroxy-tetrahydrodipicolinate synthase, with protein MTHIFEGTGVALITPFSNGKVDYEAIKNQVNFLIDNDIQSIVVNGTTAENPTLTDDEKDQILKTVIETNASRVPIIVGTGTNNTDKSIQASLRAKALGADAIMLITPYYLKTSQRGLIAHFESIANAVELPVILYNVPSRTNSTIEVETLVHLSKNPYIVALKDATNDFDYLAEIQSKIDTNTFALYSGNDDNIVNYYAQGGHGVISVVANVIPKAFQEIYTNANQRESRFRPISELLEALAIDINPIPIKYLASLEGFGKYELRLPLVPLNESEQQQLKEAYQQFKVGVQS; from the coding sequence ATGACACATATTTTTGAAGGAACGGGCGTGGCATTAATTACCCCTTTTTCAAATGGTAAAGTGGATTATGAAGCGATTAAAAATCAAGTAAACTTTTTAATAGATAATGACATACAATCCATTGTGGTGAATGGCACAACGGCTGAAAATCCAACACTGACTGATGATGAAAAAGATCAAATTTTGAAAACAGTGATAGAAACTAACGCATCACGTGTGCCAATTATTGTAGGCACTGGCACAAATAATACTGACAAGTCAATACAAGCATCTTTACGCGCAAAAGCGCTCGGAGCTGACGCAATAATGCTCATTACCCCTTATTATTTGAAAACAAGTCAACGTGGCTTAATTGCGCATTTTGAATCGATTGCTAATGCGGTAGAATTACCAGTAATTTTGTATAATGTCCCTTCTCGAACAAACTCAACGATCGAAGTCGAGACGCTAGTTCATTTGAGTAAAAATCCTTATATTGTCGCACTTAAAGATGCAACAAACGATTTTGACTACTTGGCTGAAATTCAAAGTAAAATCGATACGAATACATTTGCACTTTATAGTGGCAATGACGATAACATTGTTAATTATTATGCACAAGGAGGTCACGGCGTTATTTCCGTCGTAGCAAACGTCATTCCAAAAGCATTTCAAGAGATCTATACAAATGCTAATCAACGTGAATCTCGTTTCCGTCCTATCTCAGAACTTTTAGAGGCATTGGCTATCGATATTAATCCAATACCTATTAAATATTTAGCCTCACTTGAAGGATTTGGCAAATATGAATTGCGCTTACCTCTAGTTCCATTAAATGAGTCAGAACAGCAACAATTAAAAGAAGCTTATCAACAATTCAAAGTAGGTGTTCAATCTTGA
- a CDS encoding M20 metallopeptidase family protein, with protein MDELQFVTEHRRHLHQHPELSLEEYETTAYLERFLSSLQIPYERPLETGIIGYLEGESDETLAFRADIDALPIHEQNEVDYRSKYDNKMHACGHDGHTTALMLFAKRCKALFDKGELPHNVVFIFQPAEESGGGANLLIKANALARYQINAIYGVHVMPFVEEGAIAIRDDEITASATEYRFYLEGQSSHVANKEQGRSAGEALHHVITQLSQIQQYHLNGLQRNIVHIGHFNAGEAINTVPSNGYLEGTIRTYSMDDLSIIKTQMQKIVDSVHSLFGVKCKVDFAEGYPPTMNDPSLKKYVVESIEYNGNTVIENETPYLFGEDFSFYGQIAPSYFVFVGTKNELKQYVSGLHTPHLNFDEHILIRIANYYERLLFNYNEV; from the coding sequence ATGGATGAACTTCAATTTGTAACAGAACATCGTCGACATCTACATCAACATCCGGAACTAAGTTTAGAAGAATATGAAACAACAGCTTATTTAGAACGCTTTTTATCATCCCTTCAAATTCCTTACGAACGGCCATTAGAAACTGGAATTATTGGATATTTAGAAGGTGAAAGTGACGAAACTTTGGCCTTTCGTGCAGACATTGATGCCCTACCCATCCATGAGCAAAATGAGGTGGATTACCGAAGCAAATACGATAATAAAATGCATGCGTGTGGGCACGACGGGCATACAACAGCACTAATGTTATTTGCCAAACGTTGCAAAGCCCTTTTCGATAAAGGCGAACTCCCCCATAATGTTGTATTTATTTTTCAACCTGCCGAAGAATCAGGTGGAGGTGCGAACCTTCTTATAAAGGCCAATGCCCTTGCGCGTTATCAAATCAATGCTATTTACGGCGTCCATGTTATGCCATTTGTAGAGGAAGGAGCAATTGCTATAAGAGACGACGAAATTACGGCAAGCGCAACAGAGTATCGCTTTTACTTAGAAGGTCAATCGAGCCATGTGGCCAATAAAGAACAAGGACGTTCAGCTGGAGAAGCTTTACATCACGTCATAACGCAATTATCACAAATTCAACAGTATCATTTAAATGGTTTACAGCGAAATATCGTTCATATTGGTCATTTTAATGCTGGAGAAGCCATCAATACTGTCCCATCAAATGGCTACCTAGAAGGGACAATCAGAACTTATAGCATGGATGATTTAAGTATTATAAAAACGCAAATGCAAAAGATTGTAGATAGCGTTCATAGTTTGTTTGGGGTCAAATGCAAAGTAGATTTTGCAGAAGGCTATCCCCCTACGATGAATGATCCGTCATTAAAAAAATATGTGGTTGAAAGCATTGAATACAATGGGAACACCGTCATTGAAAACGAAACGCCTTATTTATTTGGAGAAGACTTTAGTTTTTACGGCCAAATTGCGCCTAGCTATTTTGTGTTTGTAGGGACTAAAAACGAATTAAAACAATATGTGAGTGGTTTACATACGCCACATCTTAACTTTGATGAACATATTTTAATTCGTATTGCTAATTATTACGAACGACTTTTATTTAATTATAATGAGGTGTGA
- a CDS encoding CvfB family protein, translating to MSFKENEIAGTIDFLEVKSQEGSTYILEGPNKEKVKLNPSEINDDDELEIGESYSFFIFPNRSGELFATQNMPDITVGRYDFVKVISTDRDGARVDVGLPREVLIPWEDLPKIKTLWPQKGDEVLCTLRIDRERQMFARLASETTVQNMFTPVHNDEYQNKTIKARPYRLLRVGTFLLSEKGHKIFVHESERKEEPRLGELIEVRIIGHNEKGELNGSFLPLAHERLDDDGEKIISLLVEYDGELPFWDKSSPEAIKEVFHMSKGAFKRAIGHLYKKRLINIETGKIVLTKKGWAHSENHA from the coding sequence ATGTCTTTTAAAGAAAATGAAATCGCTGGGACAATAGACTTTTTAGAAGTAAAATCCCAAGAAGGATCTACTTATATTTTAGAGGGACCAAATAAAGAAAAGGTAAAATTGAATCCGTCTGAAATCAATGACGACGATGAATTAGAAATAGGGGAATCCTACAGTTTCTTTATTTTCCCAAACCGTTCAGGCGAACTATTCGCCACGCAAAATATGCCAGATATCACTGTAGGCCGTTATGATTTTGTCAAAGTCATCAGTACTGATCGTGATGGGGCACGTGTCGACGTTGGCTTACCTCGTGAAGTACTTATCCCTTGGGAAGACTTACCGAAAATCAAGACTTTATGGCCACAAAAAGGGGATGAAGTCCTTTGTACATTACGTATTGACCGTGAACGTCAAATGTTTGCACGTTTAGCTTCTGAGACCACTGTACAAAACATGTTCACTCCTGTGCATAATGATGAATATCAAAATAAAACCATCAAGGCGAGACCTTATCGCTTACTCCGTGTCGGCACCTTTTTATTATCCGAAAAAGGACACAAAATTTTCGTGCATGAATCCGAACGTAAAGAAGAACCGAGACTTGGAGAATTAATAGAAGTACGTATCATTGGTCATAATGAAAAAGGAGAGCTTAATGGGTCATTTCTACCTTTAGCTCATGAACGTTTAGATGACGATGGCGAAAAGATTATTAGCCTTTTAGTAGAATACGATGGGGAACTTCCATTTTGGGATAAGTCTAGCCCTGAAGCCATCAAAGAAGTCTTTCATATGAGTAAAGGTGCTTTCAAACGTGCAATTGGTCACCTTTATAAAAAACGTCTCATTAATATAGAAACAGGTAAAATTGTGCTCACTAAAAAGGGGTGGGCGCACAGTGAAAATCATGCATAA
- the alr gene encoding alanine racemase yields MTAVWQLNEQVFRQNVRNVVQDNTVMAVVKNNAYNYGLTFAVRTFLDEGIHTFSTTSLSEAIRIREIAPHATIFLMNVSREFDLLRKHNIHMTLPSKEFYFQYKNELYDIQVHLEFENLLHRSGLKNLEEIQDVLRDHEKNQDEKMKITGLWTHFGYADEFDVNDYEIEKEAWLNIVSVLTQEGYQFEFIHAQNSASYMREKQLFPHHTHARVGIALYGSRPFSQMPREHIQQALTVKANVIQVRTVNEGDHCGYSFAYTAPKKTQLAVVDVGYGDGILRTRAQHEVLIHGKRYPIRALMMSHMFVEVDDDVMANDEVVIYSPELRIDDYTFKGVGANSEQLSALNIDSLIKEYQS; encoded by the coding sequence ATGACAGCAGTTTGGCAATTAAATGAACAAGTTTTTCGACAAAATGTGAGAAATGTTGTTCAGGATAACACTGTAATGGCGGTAGTTAAAAATAATGCTTATAATTATGGTTTAACTTTTGCAGTGCGTACATTTTTAGATGAAGGTATTCATACTTTCAGTACGACGTCACTTTCAGAAGCGATTCGTATTAGAGAAATTGCCCCCCACGCCACTATTTTTCTAATGAATGTGAGTCGAGAGTTTGATTTACTACGTAAGCATAATATTCATATGACATTACCATCAAAGGAATTTTACTTTCAATATAAAAATGAACTTTATGATATTCAAGTTCACTTAGAATTTGAGAATTTATTACATCGTTCTGGATTGAAAAACTTAGAAGAAATACAAGATGTTTTGCGTGATCACGAAAAAAACCAAGATGAAAAAATGAAAATCACAGGCCTTTGGACTCATTTTGGTTATGCAGATGAATTTGATGTAAATGATTATGAAATAGAAAAAGAAGCATGGCTCAATATTGTGAGTGTGCTCACTCAAGAAGGTTATCAATTTGAATTTATACATGCGCAAAATAGTGCAAGTTATATGCGCGAAAAACAACTTTTCCCTCATCATACGCATGCACGCGTAGGTATTGCATTATACGGTTCTCGTCCTTTTTCTCAAATGCCTCGTGAACATATACAACAAGCGTTAACCGTCAAAGCCAATGTTATTCAAGTACGAACAGTGAATGAAGGAGATCATTGTGGGTACAGCTTTGCTTATACTGCGCCAAAAAAGACACAGCTGGCTGTTGTCGACGTAGGGTATGGTGATGGCATTTTACGTACAAGAGCGCAACATGAAGTACTTATTCATGGTAAGCGTTACCCTATTCGCGCCCTTATGATGAGTCATATGTTTGTTGAAGTTGACGATGACGTGATGGCAAATGATGAAGTTGTGATATACAGTCCAGAACTACGCATAGATGATTATACATTTAAAGGCGTTGGAGCTAATTCGGAACAATTAAGTGCATTAAACATAGATTCTTTAATAAAGGAGTATCAATCATGA
- a CDS encoding ABC-F family ATP-binding cassette domain-containing protein — protein MLQVTDVSLRFGDRKLFEDVNIKFTPGNCYGLIGANGAGKSTFLKILSGEIDSQTGHVSLGKDERLAVLKQDHFAYEDERMLDVVIKGHERLFEVMQEKDAIYMKPDFSDEDGIRAAELEGEFAEMNGWNAESDAATLLSGLGISTDLHDKKMSELENNQKVKVLLAQSLFGEPDVLLLDEPTNGLDIQAISWLEDFLINFENTVIVVSHDRHFLNNVCTHIADLDFGKIKIYVGNYDFWYQSSQLAQKMAQEQNKKKEEKIKELQDFIARFSANASKSKQATSRKKQLEKIELDDIQPSSRRYPFVKFTPEREIGNDLLFVQNVSKTIDGEKVLDNISFTMNPNDKAVLMGQSEIAKTTLLKILAGEMEPDEGSVKWGVTTSQSYFPKDNSEYFDNVNMDLVEWLRQYAPEDEQTETFLRGFLGRMLFSGEEVKKKASVLSGGEKVRCMLSKMMLSSANVLLLDEPTNHLDLESITSVNEGLKSFKGSIIFTSHDFEFINTIANRVIDLDEKGGLSKEISYERYLEEKGLLKTK, from the coding sequence ATGCTACAAGTTACTGATGTAAGTTTACGTTTTGGTGATCGTAAATTATTCGAAGATGTTAATATAAAATTCACTCCTGGCAACTGTTATGGACTAATTGGTGCAAATGGTGCAGGAAAATCTACTTTTTTAAAAATTCTTTCTGGAGAGATTGATTCACAAACAGGCCACGTCTCTTTAGGAAAAGACGAACGTTTAGCCGTATTAAAACAGGACCACTTTGCCTATGAAGATGAACGTATGTTAGATGTGGTAATTAAAGGACATGAGCGCTTATTTGAAGTAATGCAAGAAAAGGATGCCATTTACATGAAACCTGATTTTAGTGATGAAGATGGTATACGTGCGGCTGAATTAGAAGGCGAATTTGCTGAAATGAATGGTTGGAATGCAGAATCTGATGCAGCTACCCTTTTATCAGGTCTTGGTATTTCAACAGACTTGCATGATAAAAAAATGTCAGAACTTGAAAATAATCAAAAAGTAAAAGTACTCCTTGCCCAAAGTTTATTTGGTGAACCGGATGTTCTGTTACTGGATGAGCCTACCAATGGTCTTGACATCCAAGCTATCAGTTGGTTGGAAGACTTTTTAATTAATTTTGAGAATACAGTTATTGTTGTTTCGCATGACCGACATTTCTTAAACAATGTATGTACGCATATTGCAGACTTAGATTTTGGCAAAATAAAAATTTATGTCGGTAACTATGATTTTTGGTATCAATCAAGTCAGTTGGCTCAAAAAATGGCTCAAGAACAAAATAAGAAAAAAGAAGAAAAAATTAAAGAATTGCAAGACTTCATTGCGCGATTTTCAGCAAATGCTTCAAAATCTAAACAAGCAACTAGTCGTAAAAAACAATTAGAAAAAATAGAACTTGATGATATTCAACCTTCATCTCGTCGCTATCCATTCGTGAAATTCACACCTGAACGTGAAATTGGAAATGATTTATTATTTGTTCAAAATGTCTCAAAAACAATTGATGGAGAAAAAGTGTTAGATAATATATCATTTACAATGAATCCAAATGATAAAGCCGTATTAATGGGTCAAAGTGAGATTGCTAAAACAACACTTCTTAAAATTTTAGCCGGTGAAATGGAACCAGATGAAGGTTCTGTTAAATGGGGTGTAACAACATCACAAAGTTACTTCCCTAAAGATAACTCTGAATACTTTGATAATGTAAATATGGACTTAGTTGAATGGTTACGTCAATATGCACCTGAGGATGAGCAAACGGAAACATTTTTACGTGGTTTCCTAGGCCGTATGTTATTTAGTGGCGAAGAAGTTAAGAAAAAAGCAAGTGTACTTTCAGGTGGAGAAAAAGTACGTTGTATGTTAAGTAAAATGATGCTTTCAAGTGCAAATGTCTTATTATTAGATGAGCCGACGAACCATTTAGATTTAGAAAGTATTACTTCAGTCAATGAAGGATTAAAATCTTTCAAAGGTTCCATCATCTTTACTTCACATGATTTTGAGTTTATAAATACGATTGCAAATCGAGTGATAGATTTAGATGAAAAAGGCGGACTGTCAAAAGAAATTTCATATGAACGTTATTTAGAAGAAAAAGGCTTATTAAAAACAAAATAA
- a CDS encoding 1-phosphofructokinase family hexose kinase has product MKKVLTITLNASIDISYHLPNLKINTTNRVSNVSKTAGGKGLNVTRVGHQLGLDVTASGIVGGTSGLFIKQQLDRLHIPHQFLDSGLESRFCIAMITEEAQTEILESGLPLDASIQAQFINFYETLIQDYDIVAISGSIPPGLQTEIYHELIQIAKKQDKFVILDVNGKTLASVLQMDASVKPDLIKPNEEEIAELTGASHLASIDALKDALKQPIFDHLPNVFVTLGKNGALLKHKNQFYQVIIPSIDAVNAVGSGDSSIAGFCLGLIQTNDIQKATQYAMAAGMANALQHETGHVDVQDFENLLPKISVVAL; this is encoded by the coding sequence ATGAAAAAAGTGCTAACTATTACCTTAAATGCATCAATTGACATTTCATATCATTTACCTAATTTAAAAATCAATACAACTAATCGTGTCTCCAATGTTTCAAAAACTGCTGGAGGCAAAGGTTTAAATGTGACACGCGTAGGTCATCAGCTAGGCTTAGACGTTACAGCAAGTGGCATAGTTGGTGGTACATCAGGCTTATTTATTAAACAACAATTAGATCGATTACATATTCCTCATCAGTTTTTAGATAGTGGATTAGAGTCTAGATTTTGTATAGCCATGATTACGGAAGAGGCGCAAACGGAAATTTTAGAAAGTGGACTTCCTTTAGATGCATCTATACAGGCACAATTTATTAATTTTTATGAAACGCTTATTCAGGATTATGACATCGTTGCTATTTCTGGCAGTATTCCCCCTGGTTTACAAACAGAAATTTATCATGAGTTAATTCAAATTGCGAAAAAACAAGATAAATTTGTCATTTTAGATGTTAATGGGAAGACCCTCGCCTCTGTTTTACAAATGGATGCTTCTGTTAAACCAGACTTGATTAAACCGAATGAAGAAGAAATAGCAGAACTAACGGGCGCGTCTCATCTTGCGTCTATAGATGCATTAAAAGATGCGTTAAAGCAACCTATTTTTGATCATTTACCCAATGTGTTTGTCACTTTAGGTAAAAACGGAGCGTTATTAAAACATAAAAATCAATTTTATCAAGTGATTATTCCAAGTATTGATGCAGTGAATGCCGTAGGTTCAGGTGACAGTTCTATTGCGGGCTTTTGTTTAGGGCTTATACAAACGAACGACATTCAAAAAGCAACGCAATATGCGATGGCAGCAGGTATGGCGAATGCTTTACAACATGAAACAGGTCACGTGGACGTTCAAGATTTTGAAAATTTGTTGCCAAAAATTTCAGTAGTGGCTTTATAA
- a CDS encoding aspartate-semialdehyde dehydrogenase: MTKLAVVGATGLVGTKILETIERKEIPFDELILFSSKRSAGQQVSFKGKTYTVQELTEEATDGEFDYVLMSAGGGTSEKFAPLFEKHGALVIDNSSQWRMTKDIDLIVPEVNEPTFKRGIIANPNCSTIQSVVPLKPLQDTFGLKRVAYTTYQAVSGSGMQGKKDLEDGAHGAEPKAYPHPIYNNVLPHIDVFLENDYTKEEQKMIDETRKILNSPDLKVTATCVRVPVQDSHSVHINVTLDQPTTVDQIRDLFEKDDRVVLVDDPSSNGYPLAIHSTGKDEVFVGRIRKDDSLENTFHIWCTSDNLLKGAALNAVQVLEQVLKLRA; the protein is encoded by the coding sequence ATGACAAAATTAGCAGTTGTAGGTGCAACAGGATTAGTTGGAACAAAAATATTAGAAACAATTGAACGTAAAGAAATCCCTTTTGATGAATTGATTTTATTTTCTTCAAAACGTTCAGCAGGTCAACAAGTGTCTTTTAAAGGTAAAACCTACACTGTTCAAGAATTGACAGAAGAAGCGACTGACGGCGAATTTGATTACGTGTTAATGAGCGCTGGTGGTGGTACAAGTGAAAAATTCGCCCCTCTTTTTGAAAAACATGGTGCGCTTGTGATTGATAACTCAAGTCAATGGCGAATGACTAAAGATATTGACCTCATTGTTCCTGAAGTCAATGAGCCGACGTTTAAACGTGGTATCATTGCCAACCCTAATTGTTCAACAATACAATCAGTCGTGCCATTAAAACCCCTTCAAGATACATTCGGTTTAAAACGGGTCGCTTATACAACGTATCAAGCGGTATCAGGTTCAGGAATGCAAGGAAAGAAAGATTTAGAAGATGGCGCACATGGCGCTGAACCTAAAGCATACCCACATCCAATTTATAATAATGTGTTACCTCACATCGATGTTTTTTTAGAAAATGACTACACTAAAGAAGAACAAAAAATGATTGATGAAACACGTAAAATTTTAAACTCACCTGATTTAAAAGTGACAGCAACTTGCGTTCGCGTCCCTGTTCAAGATAGTCATAGTGTGCATATTAATGTAACGCTAGATCAACCTACGACAGTAGACCAAATTCGCGACTTGTTTGAAAAAGACGATCGCGTGGTTTTAGTGGATGATCCATCAAGCAATGGGTATCCATTAGCGATTCACTCTACTGGCAAAGATGAAGTGTTTGTGGGGCGTATACGTAAAGATGACTCTTTAGAAAATACATTTCATATTTGGTGCACGTCAGACAATCTATTAAAAGGTGCAGCTCTAAACGCTGTACAAGTGTTAGAACAAGTATTAAAACTTAGAGCGTAA
- the dapD gene encoding 2,3,4,5-tetrahydropyridine-2,6-dicarboxylate N-acetyltransferase has translation MVKNFTAEEIIQYISDAKKSTPIKVYINGEFSEITFPDQFNIFGSENSKVIFCEADDWKTFYEQNHMLIEDLEIEMDRRNSAIPLKDLTNTNARIEPGAFIREHAVIGDGAVIMMGATVNIGAVVGEGTMVDMNATLGGRATTGKNVHVGAGAVLAGVIEPPSAEPVVIEDNVLIGANAVILEGVRVGEGAIVAAGAIVTQDVPAGAVVAGTPAKVIKQTHEVADSKREIVSALRKLDD, from the coding sequence ATGGTAAAAAATTTCACAGCTGAAGAAATCATTCAATATATTAGTGATGCTAAAAAGTCGACGCCGATAAAAGTTTACATTAACGGTGAATTTAGTGAAATCACTTTTCCAGACCAATTCAATATTTTTGGTTCGGAAAACTCTAAAGTCATTTTTTGTGAAGCGGATGACTGGAAAACATTTTATGAACAAAATCATATGCTCATCGAAGATCTAGAAATCGAAATGGATCGCAGAAATTCAGCTATCCCCTTAAAAGATTTAACAAATACTAATGCACGCATTGAACCGGGTGCTTTTATTCGTGAACATGCTGTGATTGGCGATGGTGCTGTCATTATGATGGGCGCAACTGTCAATATTGGTGCAGTGGTTGGCGAAGGTACTATGGTAGATATGAATGCCACACTTGGGGGTCGTGCCACTACTGGTAAAAATGTGCACGTTGGTGCGGGCGCAGTGTTAGCTGGAGTTATTGAACCACCAAGTGCTGAACCTGTAGTGATAGAAGATAACGTATTAATTGGTGCGAATGCGGTGATTTTAGAAGGTGTTCGTGTAGGTGAAGGTGCTATTGTAGCAGCCGGTGCTATTGTTACACAAGACGTACCTGCTGGAGCCGTTGTAGCGGGAACTCCTGCTAAAGTGATTAAACAAACTCACGAAGTTGCCGACTCAAAACGTGAGATTGTATCTGCATTGCGAAAATTAGATGACTAA